A DNA window from Mycobacterium sp. IDR2000157661 contains the following coding sequences:
- a CDS encoding FAD-containing oxidoreductase, with translation MTEEFDAIIVGAGQAGPPLAGRLTKAGQRVALIERKLVGGTCVNYGCIPTKTLVASAHAAHLARRGAEYGVSTGDIAVDMAKVKARKDKIMLDDREGVESWLEGMDGCTFIRGHARFEGPHTIRVGDRVLRAERIFLNVGGRAVTPDMPGLSDIDYLTNVGILELDVVPDHLVVIGGSYIALEFAQMYRRFGARVTVLEKGPRLTSREDEDVSAAIRDILEKEGIDVVVGADAIQFTKRDNGFEVVPSDGAAPIAGTHLLVAVGRNPNTDDLGLDKAGVETDARGYITVDDQLRTNVGHIWAMGDCNGKGAFTHTSYNDFEIVAANLLDDDPRRVSDRITTYALYIDPPLGRAGLTADQVRKSGRKALVGKRPMTRVGRAVEKGETQGFMKVVVDAETHQILGAAILGVGGDEVVHAILDIMTAKKPYTAISRTMHIHPTVSELVPTLLQDLKPLS, from the coding sequence GTGACAGAGGAATTCGACGCGATCATCGTCGGTGCGGGGCAGGCCGGGCCGCCGCTGGCCGGACGCCTGACCAAGGCCGGACAGCGGGTGGCGCTGATCGAGCGCAAACTGGTCGGCGGCACCTGCGTCAACTACGGATGCATCCCGACCAAGACCCTGGTCGCCAGTGCGCACGCCGCGCACCTGGCCCGCCGCGGCGCCGAATACGGTGTCAGCACCGGCGATATCGCCGTCGACATGGCCAAGGTGAAGGCACGCAAGGACAAGATCATGCTCGACGACCGCGAAGGTGTCGAGTCGTGGCTGGAGGGCATGGACGGCTGCACGTTCATCCGCGGCCACGCGCGCTTCGAGGGTCCGCATACGATCCGCGTCGGCGACCGGGTGCTGCGGGCGGAGCGGATCTTCCTCAACGTGGGTGGGCGCGCGGTGACGCCGGACATGCCCGGACTGTCCGACATCGACTATCTGACCAACGTCGGCATACTCGAACTCGACGTCGTCCCCGACCATCTCGTCGTCATCGGGGGCAGCTACATCGCGTTGGAGTTCGCGCAGATGTACCGCCGCTTCGGCGCCCGGGTGACCGTACTCGAGAAGGGCCCCCGGCTGACTTCGCGTGAGGACGAGGACGTCTCCGCGGCCATCCGCGACATCCTCGAAAAGGAAGGCATCGACGTCGTCGTCGGCGCCGACGCGATCCAATTCACCAAGCGCGACAACGGTTTCGAAGTGGTACCAAGCGACGGCGCGGCGCCGATCGCGGGCACGCACCTGCTGGTCGCCGTCGGCCGCAACCCCAATACCGACGACCTCGGGCTGGACAAGGCGGGTGTGGAGACCGACGCCCGCGGCTACATCACCGTCGACGACCAACTCCGCACGAACGTCGGCCACATCTGGGCGATGGGCGACTGCAACGGAAAGGGCGCCTTCACGCACACGTCGTACAACGACTTCGAGATCGTGGCCGCCAACCTGCTCGACGACGACCCGCGCCGCGTCAGCGATCGCATCACCACCTACGCGCTCTACATCGATCCGCCGCTGGGCAGGGCGGGCCTGACGGCCGACCAGGTGCGCAAGTCCGGACGAAAGGCGTTGGTGGGCAAGCGGCCGATGACACGGGTGGGGCGGGCCGTCGAGAAGGGCGAGACCCAGGGCTTCATGAAGGTGGTGGTCGACGCCGAGACGCACCAGATCCTCGGTGCGGCGATCCTCGGTGTCGGCGGCGACGAGGTGGTGCACGCCATCCTCGACATCATGACCGCCAAGAAGCCGTACACCGCCATCTCGCGAACGATGCACATCCACCCGACGGTCAGCGAGTTGGTGCCGACACTTCTTCAGGACTTGAAGCCACTGTCGTGA